The Microcystis aeruginosa NIES-843 sequence CCCGGATGATCGGCTAGGAGTTTAGACAGGGTTTGCGGCAAAAAGTTTTTCCGGGGGGTAGGGTGTGGGGTGTGGGGTGTGGGGTGTGGGGTTTTACCAGTTTTGAGGTGGCCAATTACCTAATTTTCAGGGAAAAAGTGCCTAAATTTCCCCCCGATCACTCCCAGATACAGTACTTTTTGATTGACAAAAGGTCTAAAAGTCTTACCCAACAAGGTTTTTAGATTTATTCAACCAGCCCTAGATAATTTATGAGAACGAACAAAGGAAATTCTAAATCCTCCCGCCCGTTGCGAGTGCCGAGAGGTCGCCGGGACGACCGCCGCCACACCCCCAAGGTAAACCGGACAGGTCTCTATCAACGCGCGATCCGGCAGTCCTTCCTCAAACTCGACCCGCGCATCGCCGTGCGTAACCCGGTCCTGTTCGTGGTCTGGTTAGGAACGATCGTCACGGCCCTGGTCACGATCGACCCGCATCTATTCGGCACGATCGCCGGGGATAGGGGACAACAACGGCTACTTAACGGCATCATCACCCTCATCCTCTTCTTCACGGTGCTGTTCGCCAACTTCGCCGAGGCGATCGCCGAGGGGCGAGGAAAAGCCCAGGCCGATGCCCTGCGCTCCACCCGCAGCGACACGATGGCCCGGAAAATCCTTGCCGACGGCTCGATCGAGTCGGTCAGTTCCACGGCCTTGGGTCGGGGCGATCGGGTAAAACTGGTGGCCGGGGACGTGATTCCCGCCGACGGGGAAGTGATCGAGGGAATCGGTTCGGTGGATGAATCGGCGATCACCGGAGAATCGGCCCCCGTCCTCAAACAACCCGGAACCGACATCGCCAGTTCCGTCACCGGCGGCACCAGGCTTCTCTCGGACGAGTTGACAGTGCGGATCACTCAAGATCCCGGCCAGGGTTTTATCGATCGCATGATCTCCCTCGTGGAAGGGGCCGAGCGCACGAAAACCCCCAACGAGATCGCCCTGACGGTACTTCTGGCCGTGTTAACCCAAGTCTTTCTAATTGTCGTGGCCACGATTCCGCCGATCGGGAACTATATCGCCGGTTTCCTGGAAACGAGCCTCGGGCCGGCGGTTGCGGATACCTTTCGGGCCGGTTCCAGTATCGCCATCTTGATCTCGCTCCTCGTCGCCCTCATTCCCACGACGATCGGCGGTTTATTGAGCGCGATCGGCATCGCCGGGATGGATCGTGTGGCTCAGTTTAACGTCATCGCCACCTCCGGGCGCGCGGTGGAAGCCTGCGGCGACGTGAATACCCTCCTTCTCGACAAAACGGGAACGATCACCCTCGGAAACCGACTGGCTGACGAATTTATCCCCGTGAACGGTCATAACCTCGAGGAATTAGCCCGCATCTGTCTAGCGGCCAGCCTTTTCGACGAAACCCCGGAAGGACGCTCGATCATTGCCTTAGCCCGGAATTTGGGCGCGAACCTCGATATCGATGGCCAACCCGGCGAGGGAATCGAATTCTCCGCTCGTACCCGCATGAGCGGCACCGATAGGGCCGGCGAGGAATACCGTAAGGGAGCCGTAGACGCGATTAAAGGTTTCGTCCGTTCCCGCGGTGGTTCCGTTCCCGAAACCCTCGATGAGGCACAGGAAAGGGTTTCCCGTTTGGGGGGAACTCCCCTCGCCGTCTGTCGGGGTAACGATATCTACGGGGTGATCTATCTCAAGGACATCGTGAAGCCGGGATTAAAAGAGCGTTTCGACCAATTACGGCGCATGGGTGTGAGAACGATCATGCTCACCGGCGACAACCAGATCACGGCGGCGGTGATCGCGGCGGAGGCGGGGGTGGATGATTTTATCGCCGAGGCCACCCCAGAAGATAAGATCGAGGTGATCCGTCGCGAGCAATCCCAGGGCAAGTTAGTTGCTATGACGGGGGACGGAACCAACGACGCACCGGCACTGGCCCAGGCTAATGTCGGTGTGGCGATGAACTCCGGAACCCAAGCGGCGAAGGAGGCGGCCAATATGGTGGATCTCGATTCCGACCCGACCAAGCTGATCGATTTAGTGACCATCGGCAAACAGTTACTCATTACCCGCGGCGCCCTGACCACGTTTTCGGTAGCCAACGATATCGCTAAGTATTTCGCCATTATCCCGACGATTTTCGCCGCTGCCGGGATCGGTGCTTTAAACATCATGGGTTTGAAAAGCGCTCAATCGGCGATCGTCTCAGCCCTGATCTACAATGCCCTGATTATCCCCGTTTTGATTCCCCTGGCACTTAAAGGCGTTCAATTTCGCCCGCTCACCGCTGACCAACTATTGCGGCGCAATATCCTCATCTACGGCGTGGGGGGCGTGATTGCCCCGTTTATTGCTATTAAGATTATTGATGAGATAATTTCAGCGATCGGGTTGAGGTAATGGGAAAATCGGCAATATTTAAGCCTAGTTTATTCGGATTGAAGCACTCGAATCGGGATTTTAGCCAAAAAGAAACATGGGGTAAAAATCAATTTAACTCCTCATTTCCAGCTTCTTTGTGCGCTTACTTGGATGGGAAAGGACTGAAAAATGTATATCTGAAACTTGACGAAAATTTAAAAATTCAACCTGCGGAGTTAAGTACAAAAGAGTTATACGGTCTAGCTCCCGATTCCGATCATTTATTTTATGCTTTCGAGAGTCAATTTAGAGGAGGGAGCAAAATGATCACAATCGATTTATTCGCTGGTTGTGGTGGTTTATCTTTAGGTTTCCAGAAAGCGGGGTTTACTATTGTGGCCGCATTTGATAATTGGATACCTGCTATAGATGTCTATAGAAATAACTTTAGTCATCCGATATTTAATGTCGATTTATCTAGAGAATCTAGCCAAGAAATATTTGCTCAATATAATCCTGAGATTATTGTCGGCAGCCCTCCTTGTCAAGACTTTTCCAGTGCGGGTAAGAGAGACGAGGGTTTAGGACGAGCGAATCTAACGCTCACATTCGCTGAAATTGTAACTGGAGTAAGTCCGCAATGGTTTGTTATGGAAAATGTGGATAGAATTGAGAAAAGTAAAATACTCACTCAAGCAAAACAAATTTTTAAAAGCCATGGTTATGGTTTAACTGAAAAAGTTATTAATTCTTGTTACTGCGGAGTTCCTCAAACTAGAAAAAGATATTTTCTGATCGGTAAAATGAAGGAAGAAGATGATTTTTTAATCGATGAAATTAATGAAAATCTATCAAGTCAACCTCTGACTGTATTTGACTATAGCATTTCCTAAGCTAGTGAGGTACACCTATTTTTCTTCCCTTTTGCCTTCTGCCTCTTGCCTTTTGCCTAAAACCCATCACTTTTGTACCTCAGCAGACTGAAAAACGCTATATATGGGCAAAGAATTAGATATAGAATACTATTATAGACATCCTAGAAGCTATCAAAGAAGGGCGATATTCAGTATTTATGAACCTAGCCCTACTATTCGAGGAGTAAATCGACCAGTTCCCAAAACCTATCGACAACATCCCGGGGATGCTTGTCATCTTAAGGAAAAATTAAGACCGCTAACAACGAGGGAGCGAAGCTATATCCAAACTTTCCCTAAAGACTTTATTTTTGCTGGAACAAAATCTAATCTAGAACAAATGATTGGCAATGCTGTTCCTATTATAGTCATTTCAAATAAGTGTGAGACGAGGGAAAAATAAGGTAAAATCAAGAGAAACGAGCAACCCATACAGAAAAATGTCTTATAGCCTAGACTTGAGAAAAAAAGTAATCGATTATGTAGAGAATGGGGGAAGCATAACCAAAGCCGCCGCTCTATTTAATATAGGAAGAGCGACGATATATAGATGGCTAGGTAGGGAAAAACTGGAAGCAACAAAGGTAAAACACCGTCAGAGAAAGCTGGACTGGAAAGCACTGTCAAAAGATGTCCAAGAAAATCCCGAGGCAAGATTAAGAGACAGAGCCGAGAAATTTGGAGTGAGACCAAGTGCCATTTGCTATGCCTTAAAAAACATGAAAGTTACCAGAAAAAAGAAGGAACTTCGTTATAGAGAAAGAAACCGAGAAGAAAGAATGAAATACTACAGAGTGCTGAGAGAATTGATTAAAATATATGGAAGTGAAAGCCTTGTATTTATTGATGAGTCAGGGTTTGAAGAATTTCAAGCCTGTTTTTATGCTTGGTCAAAAAAAGGGAAGAAAGTCTTTGGAGATAGACAAGGAAAACGAGGAAAAAGAGAGAACCTTGTCGCTGGTAGAAGAAAGGGAAAAAAAGACTTTATTGCACCGATGGTATTTACGAGAAGCCTGAATGCCGAAGGTTTTGAAGGGTGGTTATCTTTATATTTGTTGCCCTCTCTAACCATAACATCAGTATTAATTATGGATAATGCACCAATTCATCGGAAGACAGTCATTAAACAACTGGTAGAGGAAGCAGGTCATCAGGTCGTGTTTTTGCCAAAATACTCTCCTGATTTAAATGATATCGAACATGATTTTAGTGCATTAAAGAGGGCAAGAATGTATGCTCCTGTGGGGACACCCCTTGATGAAATTATTCGTACTTATTGTGTCGCCTAGTGTCTCGTTCTTATTTGAAATAACTATAATTTGGCTAGATATGTAGGCCAATGTATTCTTAACTATGAATTGAAAAAAGGGAAAAAGACAACCTATCGACAACTACAGCTAAGTAAGTGGTTATAATTAAATTGAAAATAGATTTTGTCTTTGATCCCCCCTTAATCCCCCCTTGATAAGGGGGGTGTCGATCCCCCCTTAATCCCCCCTTGATAAGGGGGGTGTCTGATAATTTTTAACGCCTACCTACTTATTTTCTTGATTTACTGGCAAAAACAAATCTCCAAAAAACTCTAATTCTTATGAAAGCAGCCCCTAGAAAATACCGATTTTTTGGGTACATTTTCTTAAATTTCTGTCTAACAATTCTTTTCTCCTCCATCGTTCAAGCTTCTACGGGAAGCACTATCGATAGGGGGCAAGCCTCTGCATTAACCCTTTTAGGATTAGTCGCCTTTGCTTTATTTATCTATCTGTTCTTGGTCATCTTTGTACCGGAGAGGTTTTAAGAGATTTCTGGCACAATTAATTTTTGAGAGTTCAAAAATGGGAAAAAGCAGAAAATCTCTAAATAGACTCTTTCATTGATTGTTGTTTATTCTTAATTCTCCTGACTCCTGACTACTGGCTCCTGACTCCTAACTCCACCAACAAACTTTTTCAGTAAACCCTAATTATGAGTTTTGCACGCGAGGCCGGTAGAGCCATCCGTTCTACCCTAGTTCTCTGGGTAATTACTGCCCTGATCTATCCTTTCTCGATGATCGCCATCGGTCAAATTCTTTTTCCCTGGCAAGCAAACGGGAGTTTAATTACCAATAATCAAGGTCAAGTGGTGGGTTCGGCTCTAATTGGGCAACCTTTCATCAGCGATCGCTATTTTAATAGTCGTCCGAGTACCACCAACTACAGTACGGCCGATCCGAAAAACGATCCTAACAAAGTCCTGCAAACCGGAATTTCGGGGGCGAGTAACCTAGCTCCCAGTAACCCCGCATTAATCGATCGCATTAAAGGAAAACCCGATCCCGATCCGGCAAAAGCTATACAGGGGGAGATTCCCCGATTAGAGAAAGGGGCAATTAAACCCACCGCGGCTCTGGTGTACACCTCCGGTTCTGGTCTTGATCCCCATATCACCCCGGAGGCCGCCAGAGCGCAGATCGAGCGGGTGGCGCGGGTGCGGGGATTACCGACGAATCAAGTGGAGATCCTCGTTACCAAAAACACCGACGAGCGCTTTCTCGGCATCTTCGGCGAACCGGGGGTTAACCTACTGAAACTGAATCTGGCTCTAGATGCGATCGCAAATACCCGATAGGGCCTCTGATACTCAATCCTGTTTAAAAGGTATAGGAAAGTGGGAAGAGAGAGTTTGCCTTTAAAAACCCCAACTTAGTAGATTTACAAACATGGGATGCAGCCGCTAAAAAACTAACTGGGAGAGGATGGTTTAGCTGATCTTACCTTGGGATTCACATTTAAAACCTTCATCGTGCCAAGCTTCTAAATCAACGGAATTTAAGGGAATGACTTGCCAACAGGGGGGAGAGATTAATTGTCCGACAAAAGCCCAAATTATACTTCTAGTCACATCTAACCCAGTTTTTAGCTTTGATTCGTGATTACCCGGGATACCAATTTCTCGGACTGCATCGATTTCTACTGCTATACCGTGGGATTGCAAGTGAATTGCTGCTAACCATTTAGCGCGGGGTAAATGAGTAGGAGAGGTGACAACTTTTACTTTATGTACTCCCCATTGTTTTAAAATTGGCACGGCAAAGAAAAAATTGCCGAAGGTAGAATCAGCACACTTTTCTAACCAGACGTTAGTTTTTGGCGCTTTTGCCCGTTCAAATAGTAATAAAATACAGGGGTCTTTCGAGCCTTGGGAAATTAAAATCGGTATATCGGGGTATTGCTGGGCTAGATTGGCTACATAAATTTCCCGACGAATGCTGCCCCCCAAAACTAAGATGGCATCAACGGGTTTTTGTTGATTAATTGGCAAGCGGATGGCTAAATTAATCGCTAAATTAAAGATAATAAACCCAAAAACCAGAATCGGAGTTAGTTTTAACCATCTTTGCCAATGCCGGTGTTTACGAGCAACATTTTTCGGTTTTTTCGCCATTGTTTAGAGATGGTGTAACAATTGTGCTTTGATAATTTTTTCTGCGGGGTTGAGTTTGACTAATTGTGAACCTGTCCCGTCTTTACCCGTAACTGTCACAGTCTCTACCTCTAAGGGCAGTTTTCGATTCTGATTGGTACTTAATAACACTATACTCCCCTCCCGGGCCGCTACCATGGCCGCTAAACTATCCTGTTTGTTGACGAATTGTAAAGCGGGTGAACCAAGATCGCCTAATTGTGATAAACGTAAATTCTCGATCGCCAGTCTTTTCCCGTAACCTAATCCCGAAATCAGCAGCAGATTTTCCCGATGGGGGAGAGAAACACAGCCGGCTAGATGTTCCCCGTAGCGCAATCGCAAAATTGCTAAACCCTGAGCGGATTTACTCATCATTGGCAATAATTCCTCGCGCACGGGATAACGCAACACCCGACCGCTACTGGTGGCGATCGCTAAGTCCAGACCCTCGTGAGTAAAAATAGCGCCATACAGGCGATCGTCTTCTTTCAATTTCATGAGGGACAAACCCCGACTACCAACCCCCTCTAATTCATCGATGGGAAGCCGCTTTATTCGCCCCTGTTGACTCAGTAAAAGCAATTCTTGATTTTTTTGAGGTTCTGTCAAGAAAAATTGATTTAACACGGCTTCTGAATCTTTTTGGGCGGTTTTGGTCAGCAGACTGGAGATTAACACCGGTTGATTGTCTTTTGGAGGAACTTCCCGGGTAGCAATCGGGTAAGCTTTAGCATTATCGAGGATAACTAGGAAATTTTCCCGTTTTTCGATCGCCTGTTGATAGATAATTAAACCCCGGTCCGGCGCTCGCTCTTCCTCTGTCGTCCAACTAATTTTATCTTCGGCATCAAGCAATAAAATTGCATTTTCTGGGGGTTCTTGGGGCGTAAATAGGCTTAAACTCGGTGGATTCTCACTCTCAGGCTTTTTCTTAACTTTATTCTCCTGCTTTTTAACTTCTGCCTTGAAAGAGGGTGTAGGGTGTGGGGTGTGGGGTGTGGGGTGTGGGGTGTGGGGTGTGGGGTGTGGGGTGTGGGGTGTGGGGTGTGGGGTGTGGGGTGTAGGTAAGGAAACCTCTTTCGTCTCTGGTGGTGAAAATTTTTTCATCGGGACTGTCTCCTGTTTTTTAACAGCAGAATCCTGTTTCTTCCCTGCTGTCTCCTGTCTCCTGTCTCCTGTCTCCTGTCTCCTGTCTCCTGTCTCCTGTTTCCTGTTTCCCGACTTCCCAGTGGGAATTTTTGTCCGTCTGCTATCGGCGAATTTTTTCTTTAAAGAGCGCAATTCTTTTTTCAGAGACTTGAGAAACTCCTGACGGTTATGGAGGAGAGTTTCCAACTGTTGAATTTTTGCTTGCAATTCCGTCGCTTCCGTCTCTAATTTTTGTCTTTCCAAACCGGTTAAACGACGTAGGGGCATAGCCAAGATAGAATCAGCTTGAGCGTCACTAATGCCCAATTCTGCCTGAAAACGATACTTAGCCGTCGTACCATCGGGGGCATTTTTGAGAATATCCACCACTCGATCGATATTCTGCAAAGCTAATAATAAACCCTCGACTAGGTGTAAGCGATCGCTGGCCTGTTGCAACTCATCGCCATACTGACGGGTGAGAGTTGTTTCTCGAAAGCGCAAGAATTCCTGTAAAACTTGTTTTAAAGATAACTGCCGGGGTTGATTATCGACCAAAGCGAGGATAATCGCCCCAAAATTAGTCTGTAGGGCCGTTTGTTGGTATAAAGCCGCCAAAACCTGCTGCGGTTGACTTTCCCGCTTTAATTCAATCACCACCCGAATGCCTTCGCGATTGCTTTCATCGCGGATATCGGCAATTCCCTCCAATTTCCCTAAATTGACTAATTCGGCGATTTTTTCGATCCATGCCGCCTTATTCACCTGAAAAGGCAACTCAGTAACCACAATTGCCGTCCTTTCCCTTCGGCGCTTGCCCTCAATGATAATTGTTTCAGTTTTCGCCACTCCGCGCACGGGAATAATCCCCCTACCGGTGCGATAAGCCTCCCGAATGCCAGTATCATCTAAAATCTCGCCTCCCGTGGGAAAATCGGGACCGGGGATAATTTCTACTAACTTTTCCTCGCTTAAATCGGGATTATCAATCAAAGCGATTAAACCTTCCACCACTTCCCCTAAATTATGGGGGGGAATATTAGTCGCCATTCCCACCGCAATACCCGAACAACCATTAAGAATCAGTATCGGTAACTGAGCGGGTAAAACAACCGGTTCCTGTTGAGAATTATCAAAATTACTGCTAAAATTAACGATAGCTTCGCTAATTCCCCCTAAAACCGCCTGATCACCGATGCCGGCCAAACGGGTTTCTGTATAACGCATGGCCGCCGGGGGGTCGTTATCGATCGAACCAAAGTTACCATGGCCCGATAAAAGTGGGTAACGACTGGAAAAATCCTGTACCATACGAACCAGTGCCTCGTACACTGACTGATCGCCGTGGGGATGATATTTACCCAAGACATCCCCCACCACCCGCGCACATTTGCGAAAAGGGCGATCGGGAGTCAAACCCAGTTCGTGCATAGCGTATAATATGCGACGATGCACTGGTTTTAGTCCATCCCGTACATCCGGCAAGGCTCGCCCCACGATCACACTCATGGCATATTCTAGATAGGAGCGTTCCATCTCTTGGTGTAAGGCCGTGGGTATAATTTGACCACTAGCTAAGAAATCCAGTTGTTTGGCCATGAGTCTCTCGTTTTCAATCTGTCTAGCTGTGAATCATAAGGCATTTTGCCCGTTTTAACCTTGTTTATCCCTGAGCATCCCTATGACGACTGTTTTGATTGTAGAAGACGACCCGATAAATTTTCGCGTTTTTGCCAAAATTTTGACCAAACGAGGTGGTCTAGAGGTCAAAGGGACTGAAGACGTGGAAGAAGTGCTTCGTATTGCTCGGGATAAGGAAGCGGACGTGATCTTAATGGATGTCTCCCTCTCCCATAGTGTCTATGAAGGGAAAGCGGTAGATGGCATTAAAATCAGCCAAATTCTCAAAGCTAACCCCGAAACCGCCGATTTACCCGTTATTATCGTCACCGCTCACGCTATGGAGGGCGATCGAGAGAATTTTCTCAAGCAGAGTCAGGCCGATGGTTATATTTCTAAACCAGTGGTTGATCACCAAGCTTTTGTTGATCAAATTTTGGCGATCATCGATCAGAAGCTGGTCTAAGCTTTGAGTCTTCTTTTGTTAGTATATCAGTATTGATCTAGGGTGGGCTGAATAAATCTAAAAACCTTGTTGGGTAAGACTTTTAGACCTTTTGTCAATCAAAAAGTACCGGCGACGGAAGTGATTGGGGGGAAAATCCCTGGACTTTTCCCCTGAAAATTAGGTAATTGACCCCCTCAAAATCGGTAAAACCCTACACCCCACACCCTGTCCCCACAAGAAACTTTTTGCCGCAAACCCTACTTAATCCTCCACTCTGCCATAGATGGCGTAGGCTCGATCGAGCGACCAGGCCCACATCTGATCCCCTAGGGAAAAATGCCACCATTCCCCCTTATGTCGGCTAAATCCCGCCTCCTCCATCACTTTAGCCAATAAAACTCGTTTTTGATGATAACTCTGTTCTCGCGGGCTTTTTGCGGCGATATAATAATCGGGATGCGATCGCTCACTGATCTCATCGATTTCTCCCCCCATGTCGATGGCTTGTCCCTTCTCGTCCACCAGGGTAATATCGATCGCCGCTCCGGTACTATGGGGAGGCGGAGTGGCGGCATTATCGCTGGGAAACGCCCAAATAGTGTAAACTTCTGTTAAAATCGCTTGACTTTCTGCCTCCGATAGTTTCTCTCTGGCTAATCCTCTTGTGTCTAGGAGAGTCTGAAAACTATAATCGACCATAAATTGTTGCACTTCCACCGGTCGATAGGCATCAAAAATCAAAATTTGCCAACCGGGTTGATAGACTTGCAGACGGTTTTGAGCGTCAATCAGAGCATTTAACACCCCTTGTCGCAAAAAATAGGGAGATTTACCCCGATAATTGGCCCCTAATTTCTCGTAAGCATGGGGAGAAGGAATAACAAACTTATCTGCGGGTATAGGTACTAGGGGTTCCCCACATTCACGAATAGGAATTTTTTGGTAGGGTTTCATCTCGTCATCGGGAAACAGTAATTTTATTGATGGTCAACTCGATCGCCAGTTTACATAGGGTTTGCGGCAAAAAGTTTTTCGTGGGGGTAGGGTGTGGGGTGTGGGGTGTGGGGTGTGGGGTGTGGGGTGTGGGGTTTTACCCATTTTCATGTGGTCAATTACCTAATTTTCAGGGAAAAAGTCCAGGGATTTTCCCCCCAATCACTCCAATGGTCGGCACTTTTTGAGGGAAAAAAAGTCTAAAAACCTTATCCAACAAGGTTGTTAGATTTATTCAGCAAACCCTACATAAACCCGTTATTCTTCCTCCTCATCGGTTGTAGGGAATTTCATACTGGCCCAAGTTAACTGTTTTTGCGGGTCTTTTTCCGGTTCACTAAAACTCTCCTTGAGTTGTTCTTTCACCTGAGCAATATTGCCACTTTGAGCGGCATTCTTTAGATCATAGACATAACGAGCATTTTCGATCGCTTCCTCTTTACTACGAGAACTAGACTCAAAGCATTTTTCTAGGTCTTTGTAAATACCCTTGCGAGAGATTTTTAGAAAATATTGACGTTCTGTATCGATCAGTTTAGCCAATAATTCTAGGTGCATGGAATCCTCGGCACAGATATCCGCGAGGATATCCCATTCTTCACTCCCCAAAAGATTATTATCCGCTCCCGGTCGCGGGTCTTGAAAAGTTTCTCCAGTCACTTGTTTATAAATCTTCGGTAATTGGTCATCAAATTCGTGCTTTTCTTCCCTCCAAATCCGGCGAATTTCGCTGAGTTCCTCCGTGGTAATTAGGGTAATATCTTTCATCTCCTCTGGGGCATTAGTACGCACGCTCTCCTGAGCTTCTAATACCCTTCTCAGCCAATATTCTCGCCATTGTTTAGTATAAGGACCGGGTATGGGTTCGATCGATATTTCTCCATTTAAGTTTCTTTCAAATAATTGTACTTTCCCAAAGATACGGCGAAAATCCCGTTTTGGTCGGTCATCTTCTATATCTAATTCGTTGCGAAGGTCTAAAAGCGGTTGTAACCATTCTTTTTCTTGGTCATTCTGTATCATTGCCTCCATCGATTTATCTTTATTCACCAAAGTACAAACCCAACAACCAAAGCGCGAATCTCCACAGCTAGGAGTGGAAGTATCTACCACTAGGGGACATTCATTATCCGCAGTCGCTCCTCGATACATTGCTAATAATTCTTTGTTATCTCCTCCCCAGGGATTTTCCCACTGCATTAAGTACATCCATACTTCATCAGTACGCCAATCTTCTATGGGAGTATAAACAAGTGAATTAATCAAGTGAGTATGAGGGCTAAGACGCTCCCTTAATCTCCCTACTTTATGTCTTTCTATGGTTACTGATCGTGCGGAGCTTTCCGTTTTTCGCGCACCTAAAATAACTATTGCCTCACCATTTTCTCTAACAACATCTCGAATAAAATAATTAACAGGTTGTATTTTCATCCGTTCAGTACACCAGCGAAATCCTCGTCGTGGTGCGGGATAGCCCTTCCCAATCAAACAAACCCAGAAAGTTTCCTTAACAGAAGGATTGATCTGATAAGGTTTAATAGGTATTTGATGATCTTTCGCCGATATTTCCAATTTTTTTATACATTTGTTAACCCAAGTAGATACAAGAGGATTTTCAACTTGAGTATCTGTTGTAATAACATAAATTGTTTTATGTCTTTTTTCTTCTGGCAAACTAGCGATCGCATTCCAAACCAATTGTAAAACTGCTGTGCTATCTTTTCCCCAAGATACACCTATG is a genomic window containing:
- the kdpB gene encoding potassium-transporting ATPase subunit KdpB, with the protein product MRTNKGNSKSSRPLRVPRGRRDDRRHTPKVNRTGLYQRAIRQSFLKLDPRIAVRNPVLFVVWLGTIVTALVTIDPHLFGTIAGDRGQQRLLNGIITLILFFTVLFANFAEAIAEGRGKAQADALRSTRSDTMARKILADGSIESVSSTALGRGDRVKLVAGDVIPADGEVIEGIGSVDESAITGESAPVLKQPGTDIASSVTGGTRLLSDELTVRITQDPGQGFIDRMISLVEGAERTKTPNEIALTVLLAVLTQVFLIVVATIPPIGNYIAGFLETSLGPAVADTFRAGSSIAILISLLVALIPTTIGGLLSAIGIAGMDRVAQFNVIATSGRAVEACGDVNTLLLDKTGTITLGNRLADEFIPVNGHNLEELARICLAASLFDETPEGRSIIALARNLGANLDIDGQPGEGIEFSARTRMSGTDRAGEEYRKGAVDAIKGFVRSRGGSVPETLDEAQERVSRLGGTPLAVCRGNDIYGVIYLKDIVKPGLKERFDQLRRMGVRTIMLTGDNQITAAVIAAEAGVDDFIAEATPEDKIEVIRREQSQGKLVAMTGDGTNDAPALAQANVGVAMNSGTQAAKEAANMVDLDSDPTKLIDLVTIGKQLLITRGALTTFSVANDIAKYFAIIPTIFAAAGIGALNIMGLKSAQSAIVSALIYNALIIPVLIPLALKGVQFRPLTADQLLRRNILIYGVGGVIAPFIAIKIIDEIISAIGLR
- a CDS encoding IS630-like element ISMae21 family transposase; amino-acid sequence: MSYSLDLRKKVIDYVENGGSITKAAALFNIGRATIYRWLGREKLEATKVKHRQRKLDWKALSKDVQENPEARLRDRAEKFGVRPSAICYALKNMKVTRKKKELRYRERNREERMKYYRVLRELIKIYGSESLVFIDESGFEEFQACFYAWSKKGKKVFGDRQGKRGKRENLVAGRRKGKKDFIAPMVFTRSLNAEGFEGWLSLYLLPSLTITSVLIMDNAPIHRKTVIKQLVEEAGHQVVFLPKYSPDLNDIEHDFSALKRARMYAPVGTPLDEIIRTYCVA
- a CDS encoding potassium-transporting ATPase subunit F produces the protein MKAAPRKYRFFGYIFLNFCLTILFSSIVQASTGSTIDRGQASALTLLGLVAFALFIYLFLVIFVPERF
- the kdpC gene encoding K(+)-transporting ATPase subunit C → MSFAREAGRAIRSTLVLWVITALIYPFSMIAIGQILFPWQANGSLITNNQGQVVGSALIGQPFISDRYFNSRPSTTNYSTADPKNDPNKVLQTGISGASNLAPSNPALIDRIKGKPDPDPAKAIQGEIPRLEKGAIKPTAALVYTSGSGLDPHITPEAARAQIERVARVRGLPTNQVEILVTKNTDERFLGIFGEPGVNLLKLNLALDAIANTR
- a CDS encoding YdcF family protein, producing the protein MAKKPKNVARKHRHWQRWLKLTPILVFGFIIFNLAINLAIRLPINQQKPVDAILVLGGSIRREIYVANLAQQYPDIPILISQGSKDPCILLLFERAKAPKTNVWLEKCADSTFGNFFFAVPILKQWGVHKVKVVTSPTHLPRAKWLAAIHLQSHGIAVEIDAVREIGIPGNHESKLKTGLDVTRSIIWAFVGQLISPPCWQVIPLNSVDLEAWHDEGFKCESQGKIS
- a CDS encoding DNA gyrase/topoisomerase IV subunit A: MAKQLDFLASGQIIPTALHQEMERSYLEYAMSVIVGRALPDVRDGLKPVHRRILYAMHELGLTPDRPFRKCARVVGDVLGKYHPHGDQSVYEALVRMVQDFSSRYPLLSGHGNFGSIDNDPPAAMRYTETRLAGIGDQAVLGGISEAIVNFSSNFDNSQQEPVVLPAQLPILILNGCSGIAVGMATNIPPHNLGEVVEGLIALIDNPDLSEEKLVEIIPGPDFPTGGEILDDTGIREAYRTGRGIIPVRGVAKTETIIIEGKRRRERTAIVVTELPFQVNKAAWIEKIAELVNLGKLEGIADIRDESNREGIRVVIELKRESQPQQVLAALYQQTALQTNFGAIILALVDNQPRQLSLKQVLQEFLRFRETTLTRQYGDELQQASDRLHLVEGLLLALQNIDRVVDILKNAPDGTTAKYRFQAELGISDAQADSILAMPLRRLTGLERQKLETEATELQAKIQQLETLLHNRQEFLKSLKKELRSLKKKFADSRRTKIPTGKSGNRKQETGDRRQETGDRRQETAGKKQDSAVKKQETVPMKKFSPPETKEVSLPTPHTPHPTPHTPHPTPHTPHPTPHTPHPTPSFKAEVKKQENKVKKKPESENPPSLSLFTPQEPPENAILLLDAEDKISWTTEEERAPDRGLIIYQQAIEKRENFLVILDNAKAYPIATREVPPKDNQPVLISSLLTKTAQKDSEAVLNQFFLTEPQKNQELLLLSQQGRIKRLPIDELEGVGSRGLSLMKLKEDDRLYGAIFTHEGLDLAIATSSGRVLRYPVREELLPMMSKSAQGLAILRLRYGEHLAGCVSLPHRENLLLISGLGYGKRLAIENLRLSQLGDLGSPALQFVNKQDSLAAMVAAREGSIVLLSTNQNRKLPLEVETVTVTGKDGTGSQLVKLNPAEKIIKAQLLHHL
- a CDS encoding response regulator; this encodes MTTVLIVEDDPINFRVFAKILTKRGGLEVKGTEDVEEVLRIARDKEADVILMDVSLSHSVYEGKAVDGIKISQILKANPETADLPVIIVTAHAMEGDRENFLKQSQADGYISKPVVDHQAFVDQILAIIDQKLV
- a CDS encoding M15 family metallopeptidase codes for the protein MKPYQKIPIRECGEPLVPIPADKFVIPSPHAYEKLGANYRGKSPYFLRQGVLNALIDAQNRLQVYQPGWQILIFDAYRPVEVQQFMVDYSFQTLLDTRGLAREKLSEAESQAILTEVYTIWAFPSDNAATPPPHSTGAAIDITLVDEKGQAIDMGGEIDEISERSHPDYYIAAKSPREQSYHQKRVLLAKVMEEAGFSRHKGEWWHFSLGDQMWAWSLDRAYAIYGRVED